A region of Methyloversatilis discipulorum DNA encodes the following proteins:
- a CDS encoding flagellar basal body rod protein FlgF yields MDALIYTAMSGAERALHAQQVRANNLANADTPGFRADLEMSVSEAVQGYGYDARHLGRLRADSVSNRQGTLKQTDRDLDVAISGDGYLAVQWGDGEAYTRAGALTVDAEGTLTVNGRAVMGEGGTIVLPPYSQLAIGEDGTISIRPPGQPLMQPLERLKLVRPDPATVIKNEAGLLVSRGQDELPADPTVRVRAGFLEGSNVSAVEEMVATMALNREFELQMKLYKAADSMADTGNRLIRE; encoded by the coding sequence ATGGATGCGCTGATCTATACCGCGATGAGCGGCGCCGAGCGCGCGCTGCATGCGCAGCAGGTGCGCGCCAACAACCTCGCCAACGCGGACACGCCCGGCTTTCGTGCCGATCTCGAAATGTCGGTCAGCGAGGCGGTGCAGGGCTACGGTTACGACGCCCGCCACCTCGGCCGGCTGCGCGCCGACTCGGTGTCCAACCGCCAGGGCACGCTGAAGCAGACCGACCGCGACCTCGACGTCGCCATTTCCGGCGACGGCTATCTCGCCGTGCAGTGGGGCGACGGCGAGGCCTATACGCGGGCCGGCGCGCTCACCGTCGATGCCGAAGGCACGCTGACCGTGAATGGCCGCGCGGTGATGGGCGAGGGTGGCACCATCGTGCTGCCGCCGTACTCACAGCTGGCGATCGGCGAGGACGGCACGATTTCGATCCGTCCGCCCGGGCAGCCATTGATGCAGCCGCTGGAACGCCTGAAGCTGGTGCGTCCGGATCCGGCAACGGTGATCAAGAACGAGGCCGGCCTGCTGGTGAGCCGCGGTCAGGACGAACTGCCGGCCGACCCGACGGTGCGTGTGCGCGCCGGTTTTCTCGAAGGCAGCAATGTGTCCGCGGTCGAGGAAATGGTCGCGACGATGGCACTGAACCGCGAATTCGAACTGCAGATGAAGCTTTACAAGGCCGCCGATTCGATGGCCGATACGGGCAACCGCCTGATCCGCGAATGA
- the flgC gene encoding flagellar basal body rod protein FlgC: MSFRDITQIAGSAMAAQTVRLNTISSNLANAHSASGSEETAYRARKPVFATLLGGEDVGGAPAVAGRVQVLDVVESTEPLRSVYEPDNPLADEDGMVFYTNVNSVAEMTDMMSASRAFETNVEVLGRVKSMQQALLKLGEG; encoded by the coding sequence ATGTCATTCCGCGACATCACCCAGATCGCCGGCTCGGCCATGGCCGCCCAGACCGTGCGGCTCAACACCATTTCCAGCAACCTCGCCAATGCGCATTCGGCGTCCGGATCGGAAGAGACGGCCTACCGCGCGCGCAAGCCGGTGTTCGCCACGCTGCTCGGCGGCGAGGACGTCGGCGGCGCGCCGGCGGTGGCCGGTCGCGTGCAGGTGCTCGACGTGGTCGAGAGCACCGAACCTCTGCGTTCGGTGTACGAACCTGACAATCCGCTGGCCGATGAGGACGGCATGGTGTTCTACACCAATGTGAATTCGGTGGCCGAGATGACCGACATGATGTCGGCGTCGCGTGCCTTTGAAACCAACGTGGAAGTGCTCGGTCGCGTCAAGTCGATGCAGCAGGCCCTTCTGAAACTCGGAGAGGGGTGA
- a CDS encoding flagellar hook capping FlgD N-terminal domain-containing protein, with protein sequence MQTSQVVGGSQGSASDAVQAANGEQGSPTELFTKLLVAQIRNQNPLEPTDPSDFVNQLTQLSQVESLQALAEQTGANASVLSSLQVLALGAQVGSEIMVNTDTVEVGSEPVSGAFTLTSSSARTTLVLSGPDGVERRIELGTRAAGEVPFEIDPAELGLPPGAHTLRVETETGETPATEIAGRLLSVRMAGSGNVALNVAGLGEVSPAYITRFNGRPATSVN encoded by the coding sequence ATGCAGACCAGTCAGGTAGTAGGCGGCAGCCAGGGCAGCGCGTCCGACGCCGTGCAGGCGGCGAACGGCGAACAGGGTTCGCCGACCGAACTGTTCACCAAGCTGCTGGTGGCGCAGATCCGCAACCAGAACCCGCTGGAGCCGACCGACCCGAGCGACTTCGTCAATCAGCTGACGCAGCTCAGCCAGGTCGAGTCGCTGCAGGCGCTGGCCGAACAGACCGGCGCCAACGCGTCGGTGCTGTCCAGCCTGCAGGTGCTGGCGCTCGGCGCGCAGGTCGGTTCGGAAATCATGGTGAATACCGACACCGTCGAGGTCGGCAGCGAGCCGGTCAGCGGCGCATTCACGCTGACGTCGTCGAGCGCGCGCACGACGCTCGTTCTGAGTGGCCCGGACGGCGTCGAGCGCCGCATCGAGCTGGGCACCCGGGCGGCCGGCGAAGTGCCGTTCGAGATCGATCCTGCCGAGCTCGGCCTGCCGCCCGGCGCGCACACGCTGCGCGTCGAGACGGAAACAGGCGAGACGCCGGCCACCGAGATCGCCGGCCGGCTGCTCAGCGTGCGCATGGCCGGCAGCGGCAATGTCGCCCTCAACGTCGCCGGCCTGGGCGAGGTGTCGCCGGCCTACATCACACGTTTCAACGGCCGTCCGGCCACGTCGGTCAACTGA
- the flgH gene encoding flagellar basal body L-ring protein FlgH, protein MRHPARLIALLVPLCLTACASLEHKAPPLAETDRLPPPVQPPLAGAGGGVFQPASAWSLTSDSRAFRTGDVVTVVLQETTQASKAAGTTFGKESGVAMQPTVIAGKRFKTDVSVDAQTDFKGNSTSSQQNRLQGSITVIVHEVLPNGLLRVSGEKTLYLNQGDETVRLQGYVRASDISSDNTVSSQRVANARISYSGEGVLADANSPGWLLRFFVGALMPF, encoded by the coding sequence ATGCGCCATCCGGCCCGCCTCATCGCGCTGCTCGTGCCGCTGTGCCTCACCGCCTGCGCAAGCCTCGAGCACAAGGCGCCGCCGCTGGCGGAGACCGACCGCCTGCCGCCGCCGGTACAGCCGCCGCTGGCGGGGGCGGGCGGCGGCGTGTTCCAGCCTGCATCGGCCTGGTCGCTCACCTCGGACAGCCGCGCCTTCCGCACCGGCGACGTGGTCACCGTGGTGCTGCAGGAAACGACGCAGGCGAGCAAGGCGGCCGGTACCACCTTCGGCAAGGAAAGCGGTGTCGCGATGCAGCCGACGGTGATCGCCGGCAAGCGCTTCAAGACCGACGTCAGCGTCGACGCACAGACCGACTTCAAGGGCAACTCGACCAGTTCGCAGCAGAACCGGCTGCAGGGCTCGATCACCGTCATCGTGCACGAGGTGCTGCCCAACGGCCTGCTGCGCGTCAGCGGCGAGAAGACGCTGTACCTGAACCAGGGCGACGAGACCGTGCGCCTGCAGGGCTATGTGCGTGCGTCCGACATCAGTTCGGACAACACCGTGTCCTCGCAACGCGTGGCCAATGCCCGCATTTCCTATTCCGGCGAAGGCGTGCTGGCGGACGCCAACAGCCCGGGCTGGCTGCTGCGCTTCTTCGTCGGCGCGCTGATGCCCTTCTGA
- a CDS encoding flagellar hook protein FlgE, whose protein sequence is MSYEIALSGINAINTQLETISNNIANTGTYGFKSSRANFAAMYAGTQPTGVEVASLTQSIDIGGGVLTTGRGLDAAIQGRGFFVTRDTAGASLFSRVGIFSTDKDGFVVDTFGRRLQGYEMQSGSTTLGAMGDLKVPAGQVPAKPSDTLQYVGNMSADWAAPAAAPFDPANPLTFNSSQVAVVYDSLGGKHSVGQYFVKTGTNQITAHYTFDGAALPTTTVMDFNTSGALVTPAAPVALALGTPAGAAALSVDIDYTGTTQFGGDATVRVNAANGYASGTMIGVQIAEDGSVIAQYSNNVKEPVGRIALAVFPDEASLTPVSDTSWTSSSLSGDPLYFTPGTGMAGALTGGALEQSNVDMTSELVGLMSAQRNYQANSKVISTQTEMMQSLMQAL, encoded by the coding sequence ATGAGTTATGAAATCGCGCTGTCCGGCATCAATGCGATCAACACCCAGCTCGAAACCATCAGCAACAACATCGCCAACACCGGCACCTATGGCTTCAAGTCCAGTCGTGCGAACTTCGCCGCGATGTATGCCGGTACCCAGCCGACCGGCGTCGAGGTGGCTTCGCTGACGCAGAGCATAGACATCGGCGGCGGCGTGCTCACCACCGGTCGCGGCCTCGATGCGGCGATCCAGGGCCGCGGCTTCTTCGTGACGCGCGACACCGCCGGCGCCTCACTGTTCAGCCGCGTCGGCATCTTCTCGACCGACAAGGACGGCTTCGTCGTCGACACCTTCGGCCGCCGCCTGCAGGGCTACGAAATGCAATCCGGCAGCACCACGCTGGGCGCCATGGGCGACCTCAAGGTGCCCGCCGGCCAGGTGCCCGCGAAGCCGAGCGACACGCTGCAGTACGTCGGCAACATGTCGGCCGACTGGGCTGCACCGGCGGCCGCGCCTTTCGATCCGGCCAATCCGCTCACCTTCAACAGTTCGCAGGTGGCGGTCGTCTATGACTCGCTGGGCGGCAAGCACAGCGTCGGCCAGTACTTCGTCAAGACCGGCACCAACCAGATCACCGCCCACTACACCTTCGACGGCGCGGCACTGCCGACGACGACGGTGATGGACTTCAACACCAGCGGCGCGCTGGTCACGCCGGCCGCACCGGTCGCGCTGGCGCTCGGCACGCCGGCGGGGGCTGCCGCGCTGAGCGTGGACATCGACTACACCGGCACCACGCAGTTCGGCGGCGACGCCACCGTGCGGGTCAACGCGGCCAACGGTTACGCTTCGGGCACGATGATAGGCGTGCAGATCGCCGAAGACGGCTCGGTCATCGCGCAGTACAGCAACAACGTGAAGGAGCCGGTCGGCCGCATCGCGCTGGCGGTGTTCCCGGACGAGGCCTCGCTGACCCCGGTCAGCGACACCAGCTGGACCAGTTCGTCGCTGTCCGGCGATCCGCTTTATTTCACGCCCGGCACCGGCATGGCCGGCGCGCTGACCGGTGGCGCGCTGGAGCAGTCGAACGTCGATATGACCTCGGAACTGGTGGGCCTGATGTCGGCACAGCGCAATTACCAGGCCAACAGCAAGGTGATCTCGACGCAGACCGAAATGATGCAGTCGCTGATGCAGGCGCTGTAA
- the flgB gene encoding flagellar basal body rod protein FlgB: MGIDFGKALGVHGQALQLRAERTRVIAENIANQNTPGYQARDVDFGASLRQAMAGEAGGLSLDSEGGETLYRVPFHAAQDGNTVELGVEQAAFSQNTSDFQISLTFANMKLKGLAKAIAGQ, translated from the coding sequence ATGGGTATCGATTTCGGGAAGGCGCTCGGCGTGCACGGCCAGGCCCTGCAGCTGCGTGCGGAGCGCACGCGGGTGATCGCCGAGAACATCGCCAACCAGAACACGCCGGGTTACCAGGCGCGCGACGTCGACTTCGGCGCCAGTCTGCGCCAGGCGATGGCGGGCGAGGCCGGAGGTCTGTCACTCGACAGCGAGGGGGGCGAAACGCTCTATCGCGTGCCTTTTCACGCGGCACAGGACGGCAACACGGTCGAACTCGGTGTCGAGCAGGCCGCCTTCTCGCAGAACACCTCCGATTTCCAGATCAGCCTCACCTTCGCCAACATGAAACTCAAGGGGCTGGCGAAAGCCATCGCCGGACAATAG
- the flgG gene encoding flagellar basal-body rod protein FlgG — protein MWISKTGVQAQDAKLQAIANNLANVNTVGFKRDRVLFEDLFYQIEREPGAQRDDNTVSPGGVQLGTGTRLVATQKVFTTGNLQTTGQSLDVAISGIGFLQVQRPNGDIAYTRAGQLQKNAEGLLVTAQGLPIIPEINIPQNATAITIGENGMVSVTVPGQAAPQEVGQLTLVSFVNPAGLLAMGDNLYQETAASGVPTEGNPGEEGLGKLKQGALEGSNVQVVEEMVDMIAAQRTYEMNTKVLSAADNMMQYLAQAVR, from the coding sequence ATGTGGATCAGCAAGACCGGCGTGCAGGCGCAGGACGCGAAGCTGCAGGCCATCGCCAACAACCTGGCCAACGTGAACACGGTCGGCTTCAAGCGCGACCGCGTGCTGTTCGAGGATCTGTTCTACCAGATCGAACGCGAACCGGGCGCGCAGCGCGACGACAACACGGTGAGCCCGGGCGGCGTGCAGCTGGGCACCGGCACCCGGCTGGTCGCCACGCAGAAGGTGTTTACCACCGGCAATCTGCAGACCACTGGCCAGTCGCTCGACGTCGCCATCTCCGGCATCGGCTTCCTGCAGGTGCAGCGCCCGAACGGCGACATCGCCTACACCCGCGCCGGCCAGCTGCAGAAGAACGCCGAAGGCCTGCTGGTGACCGCGCAGGGCCTGCCCATCATTCCGGAAATCAACATCCCGCAGAACGCCACCGCGATCACGATAGGCGAGAACGGCATGGTGTCGGTCACGGTGCCGGGTCAGGCCGCGCCGCAGGAAGTCGGCCAGCTCACGCTGGTGAGCTTCGTCAATCCGGCCGGTCTGCTGGCGATGGGCGACAACCTCTATCAGGAGACGGCCGCCAGCGGCGTGCCGACCGAAGGCAACCCCGGCGAGGAAGGTCTGGGCAAGCTCAAGCAGGGCGCGCTCGAAGGGTCCAACGTGCAGGTGGTCGAGGAAATGGTGGACATGATCGCCGCCCAGCGCACCTATGAAATGAACACCAAGGTGCTGTCGGCCGCCGACAACATGATGCAGTACCTCGCCCAGGCCGTTCGCTGA